In one Streptomyces sp. NBC_00597 genomic region, the following are encoded:
- a CDS encoding FAD-binding oxidoreductase → MTINGGISFWYATDHTATQPPRAPLTGHTTADVVIVGGGYTGLWTAYYLKAAAPDLRVTVLEQKFCGYGASGRNGGWLYNGIAGRDRYAELHGHQAALRLQHAMNDTVTEVIDTAAKEGIDADIHRGGVLEVARTPAQLSRLKAFHTAELAFGETDRELYDATDTRARIDIADAVGSTWTPHGARIHPLKLVKGLAAACERLGVVIHESTPVTEIAPRRAITPYGTVRAPHVLRCTEGFTAALKGQKRAWLPMNSSMIATAPLPPETWSRLGWSDACTLGDMAHAYMYAQRTADDRIAIGGRGVPYRYGSRTDTDGTTQQSTIDSLTRLLTSFFPILTGVEITHAWSGVLGVPRDWCATVTLDRATGLGWAGGYVGSGVATANLAARTLRDLVLEDTTELTTLPWVNHRVRRWEPEPFRWLGVQALYAAYREADRHESATHTPTTTPLARLANRISGRH, encoded by the coding sequence ATGACGATCAACGGCGGCATCTCCTTCTGGTACGCGACCGACCACACCGCCACCCAGCCACCCCGCGCCCCCCTCACCGGCCACACCACCGCAGACGTCGTCATCGTCGGCGGCGGCTACACCGGCCTGTGGACCGCCTACTACCTCAAGGCCGCCGCCCCCGACCTCCGCGTCACCGTCCTGGAGCAGAAGTTCTGCGGCTACGGAGCCTCCGGCCGCAACGGCGGCTGGCTCTACAACGGCATCGCCGGCCGCGACCGCTACGCCGAACTCCACGGCCACCAGGCCGCACTCCGCCTCCAGCACGCCATGAACGACACCGTCACCGAAGTCATCGACACCGCAGCCAAAGAAGGCATCGACGCCGACATCCACCGCGGCGGCGTCCTCGAAGTCGCCCGCACCCCCGCCCAGCTCAGCCGCCTCAAGGCCTTCCACACCGCCGAACTCGCCTTCGGCGAAACCGACCGCGAGCTCTACGACGCCACCGACACCCGCGCCCGCATCGACATCGCCGACGCCGTCGGCTCCACCTGGACCCCGCACGGCGCCCGCATCCACCCCCTCAAACTCGTCAAGGGCCTCGCCGCCGCCTGCGAACGCCTCGGCGTCGTCATCCACGAATCCACCCCCGTCACCGAAATCGCCCCCCGCCGCGCCATCACCCCCTACGGCACCGTCCGCGCCCCCCACGTCCTGCGCTGCACCGAAGGCTTCACCGCAGCCCTCAAGGGCCAGAAGCGCGCATGGCTCCCGATGAACTCGTCGATGATCGCCACGGCCCCACTGCCGCCCGAGACGTGGTCCCGCCTCGGCTGGTCCGATGCCTGCACCCTCGGCGACATGGCCCACGCCTACATGTACGCCCAACGCACCGCCGACGACCGCATCGCCATCGGCGGCCGCGGCGTCCCGTACCGCTACGGCTCCCGCACCGACACCGACGGCACCACCCAGCAGTCGACGATCGACTCCCTGACCCGCCTCCTGACCTCGTTCTTCCCGATCCTCACGGGAGTCGAGATCACCCACGCCTGGTCGGGCGTCCTCGGCGTCCCCCGCGACTGGTGCGCCACGGTCACCCTGGACCGCGCGACGGGTCTCGGCTGGGCCGGCGGCTACGTCGGCTCCGGGGTCGCCACCGCCAACCTCGCGGCCCGCACCCTGCGCGATCTGGTCCTGGAGGACACCACGGAGCTGACCACCCTGCCGTGGGTCAACCACCGCGTCCGCCGCTGGGAACCGGAGCCCTTCCGCTGGCTCGGCGTCCAGGCCCTCTACGCGGCCTACCGCGAGGCGGACCGCCACGAATCGGCGACCCACACCCCGACGACAACCCCCTTGGCCCGCCTGGCCAACCGCATCTCGGGCCGCCACTAA
- a CDS encoding sn-glycerol-3-phosphate ABC transporter ATP-binding protein UgpC, with protein sequence MASVTFDKATRLYPGGDKPAVDELELHIEDGEFLVLVGPSGCGKSTSLRMLAGLEDVNGGAIRIGDRDVTHLPPKDRDIAMVFQNYALYPHMTVADNMGFALKIAGEDKATIRKKVEDAAKMLDLTQYLDRKPKALSGGQRQRVAMGRAIVRKPQVFLMDEPLSNLDAKLRVSTRTQIAALQRDLGITTVYVTHDQVEAMTMGDRVAVLKDGLLQQVDTPRNMYDRPANLFVAGFIGSPAMNLVEVPIADGGVKFGDSVVPVSREALSAAADAGDRTVTVGVRPEHFDIGSEGGLTITVNVVEELGADGYVYGRTTEAAGGQDIVVRVGGRQVPEKGSTLDVVPRADEIHVFSTSSGERLSD encoded by the coding sequence ATGGCTTCTGTCACTTTCGACAAGGCGACCCGGCTGTACCCCGGCGGCGACAAGCCCGCCGTCGACGAGCTGGAGCTGCACATCGAGGACGGCGAGTTCCTCGTCCTCGTCGGGCCTTCGGGCTGCGGCAAGTCCACCTCGCTGCGCATGCTGGCCGGCCTGGAGGACGTCAACGGCGGTGCCATCCGCATCGGTGACCGCGACGTCACGCACCTGCCGCCCAAGGACCGGGACATCGCGATGGTGTTCCAGAACTACGCGCTCTACCCGCACATGACCGTCGCCGACAACATGGGCTTCGCGCTCAAGATCGCCGGCGAGGACAAGGCGACCATCCGCAAGAAGGTCGAGGACGCGGCGAAGATGCTCGACCTCACCCAGTACCTGGACCGCAAGCCGAAGGCGCTCTCCGGTGGTCAGCGCCAGCGCGTCGCCATGGGTCGCGCCATCGTGCGCAAGCCGCAGGTGTTCCTCATGGACGAGCCGCTGTCGAACCTCGACGCCAAGCTGCGCGTGTCCACCCGTACGCAGATCGCGGCGCTCCAGCGGGACCTGGGGATCACCACCGTCTACGTGACCCACGACCAGGTCGAGGCCATGACGATGGGCGACCGGGTGGCGGTGCTGAAGGACGGCCTGCTGCAGCAGGTCGACACCCCGCGGAACATGTACGACCGACCGGCGAACCTGTTCGTGGCGGGCTTCATCGGTTCCCCGGCGATGAACCTGGTCGAGGTTCCGATCGCCGACGGTGGCGTGAAGTTCGGCGACAGCGTGGTCCCGGTGTCGCGCGAGGCGCTGTCGGCCGCCGCGGACGCGGGCGACCGTACCGTCACGGTGGGCGTGCGTCCGGAGCACTTCGACATCGGCAGCGAGGGCGGTCTGACGATCACCGTCAACGTCGTCGAGGAGCTGGGCGCCGACGGTTACGTGTACGGCCGGACCACCGAGGCTGCGGGCGGACAGGACATCGTGGTGCGCGTGGGTGGCCGCCAGGTGCCGGAGAAGGGTTCGACGCTGGACGTGGTGCCGCGGGCCGACGAGATCCACGTGTTCTCGACGTCGTCGGGTGAGCGGCTCTCCGACTGA
- a CDS encoding NDP-sugar synthase, whose amino-acid sequence MTDAPPVSRSSVSAAADPASLAQAPVQAVVLAGGQGSRLRPYTDDRPKPMVEIPGTGVPIIGHQLAWLAAEGVTDAVVSCGHLAEVLQEWLAGADLPLRVSTVVEDEPLGRGGGLKYAARHLPHPERAWYATNGDIWTRFSLREMAAFHGERGATATLALARPRIPWGAVETNEFGQVLDFIESPPSPYLINAGVYVFSPEFAALLPDLGDHERTTFPRLARERRLAGFPLPQGAYWRAIDTAKDLTEAARELAAQSGS is encoded by the coding sequence ATGACCGACGCACCTCCCGTGTCCCGCTCTTCCGTTTCCGCGGCCGCGGACCCGGCTTCGCTGGCTCAGGCGCCTGTTCAGGCGGTTGTGCTGGCGGGTGGCCAGGGTTCGCGGCTGCGTCCGTATACGGACGACCGGCCGAAGCCGATGGTGGAGATCCCGGGGACGGGGGTGCCGATCATCGGGCATCAGCTGGCGTGGCTGGCGGCCGAGGGGGTGACGGATGCGGTGGTGTCCTGCGGGCATCTCGCGGAGGTGTTGCAGGAGTGGCTGGCGGGGGCCGATCTGCCGTTGCGGGTGAGCACGGTGGTGGAGGACGAGCCTCTGGGGCGTGGTGGTGGGCTCAAGTACGCGGCCCGGCACCTGCCGCATCCGGAGCGGGCCTGGTACGCGACGAACGGGGACATCTGGACGCGGTTCTCGTTGCGGGAGATGGCTGCGTTCCATGGCGAGCGGGGGGCGACGGCGACGTTGGCGCTGGCGCGGCCGCGGATTCCGTGGGGGGCGGTGGAGACCAATGAGTTCGGGCAGGTGCTGGATTTCATCGAGTCGCCGCCGTCGCCGTATTTGATCAACGCGGGCGTGTACGTCTTCAGTCCTGAATTCGCCGCGCTGTTGCCGGATTTGGGGGATCACGAGCGGACGACGTTTCCGCGGTTGGCGCGGGAGCGGCGGCTGGCGGGCTTTCCGCTGCCGCAGGGGGCTTACTGGCGGGCCATCGACACGGCGAAGGACTTGACCGAGGCGGCGCGGGAGTTGGCGGCGCAGAGCGGCTCCTGA
- a CDS encoding DoxX family protein: MSVDTRTSGFDDQPALSMVKVPCDPAQVIVNHASFRVRLAPSPSARSKPANAPGRVPVLGGAVVAGAGAGRRRAPVVWSGKSAPGDSAAMGGLLQAVREHGRGYDGGDGGATQTIPRVDLAHDLAEDTLATPTVIGQRTYGAPDETRPLTPVRDLPYTPPYNPPYAGGPGPYDGTPAADTRRNPGDVRGQASYYPGRRMNLGVVLLPLRVFLGFICIYAGMGKLCDPVYFDGGERGSMVTWLRTLHPWALAEPLRDFALAHPVGAGLSVAFLQVIVGVLTVLGLWQRFAACIGALLSAALLMTVSWKTVPAYDAPDIIYLAAWSPLIIAGAPVYSLDGRLAGEAWRTLGPRSEIWRLRRRVLRRGTIMATVVCGLTLLIGSLLGSAVRSTTVVTVPGPGQAPSNYLPGSPLPKAPAKQQQQQQQQQPQPTAQPSKSAEPSPTASAPTTKSGRGSTGSTSKQTTGTGSQSPTATRGSGNGQNSGSTPKQSTPKPPSSSSGSASGTGGGDAPAKKPGLVGGLLG; encoded by the coding sequence ATGAGTGTGGACACCAGAACGTCAGGGTTCGACGACCAGCCCGCGCTGAGCATGGTCAAGGTGCCGTGCGACCCCGCACAGGTCATCGTCAACCACGCCAGCTTCCGCGTGCGGCTCGCACCGAGCCCGAGCGCGCGTTCCAAGCCCGCGAACGCCCCCGGCCGCGTGCCCGTCCTCGGCGGCGCCGTGGTCGCCGGCGCCGGCGCCGGCCGCCGCAGGGCCCCCGTCGTCTGGAGCGGCAAATCCGCACCCGGCGACAGCGCAGCCATGGGCGGACTCCTCCAGGCCGTACGCGAACACGGGCGCGGCTACGACGGCGGCGACGGCGGCGCCACCCAGACCATCCCCCGCGTGGACCTCGCGCACGACCTCGCCGAGGACACCCTCGCCACCCCCACGGTCATCGGCCAGCGCACCTACGGAGCCCCGGACGAAACCCGCCCGCTGACCCCCGTACGCGACCTCCCGTACACCCCCCCGTACAACCCCCCGTACGCCGGCGGCCCCGGCCCCTACGACGGCACACCCGCCGCCGACACCCGCCGGAACCCGGGCGACGTCCGCGGACAGGCCTCGTACTACCCGGGCCGCCGCATGAACCTCGGCGTCGTCCTCCTGCCCCTGCGCGTCTTCCTCGGCTTCATCTGCATCTACGCCGGCATGGGCAAACTGTGCGACCCCGTCTACTTCGACGGCGGCGAACGCGGCTCCATGGTCACCTGGCTCCGCACCCTCCACCCCTGGGCACTCGCCGAACCCCTGCGCGACTTCGCCCTCGCCCACCCCGTCGGAGCCGGCCTCAGCGTCGCCTTCCTCCAGGTCATCGTCGGCGTCCTGACCGTCCTCGGTCTCTGGCAGCGCTTCGCCGCCTGCATCGGCGCCCTGCTCTCCGCCGCACTGCTGATGACCGTCAGCTGGAAGACCGTCCCCGCCTACGACGCCCCCGACATCATCTACCTCGCCGCCTGGAGCCCGCTGATCATCGCCGGCGCCCCCGTCTACTCCCTCGACGGCCGCCTCGCCGGCGAAGCCTGGCGCACCCTCGGACCCCGCTCCGAAATCTGGCGACTGCGCCGACGCGTCCTGCGCCGCGGAACCATCATGGCCACCGTCGTCTGCGGACTCACCCTCCTCATCGGCTCCCTCCTCGGCAGCGCCGTCCGCTCCACCACCGTCGTCACCGTGCCGGGACCCGGCCAGGCCCCCAGCAACTACCTGCCCGGCTCCCCGCTCCCGAAGGCCCCCGCCAAGCAACAGCAACAGCAACAACAGCAGCAGCCCCAGCCCACCGCCCAGCCCTCCAAGTCGGCCGAACCCAGCCCCACCGCCTCCGCGCCCACCACCAAGTCCGGACGCGGCAGCACCGGTTCCACCAGCAAGCAGACCACCGGCACCGGCTCGCAGTCGCCCACCGCGACCCGCGGCTCCGGCAACGGCCAGAACTCGGGCAGCACGCCCAAGCAATCCACCCCCAAGCCGCCCTCCTCCAGCTCCGGCAGCGCGAGCGGCACCGGCGGCGGCGACGCCCCGGCGAAGAAGCCCGGACTCGTCGGCGGCCTCCTCGGCTGA
- the rlmB gene encoding 23S rRNA (guanosine(2251)-2'-O)-methyltransferase RlmB produces MAGNSQRRNRRTSNKKGATVGSGGQRRKGLEGKGPTPKAEDRKKHKANRIANAMARQAAKRRPAPRRGGPKGTSEMVVGRNPVFEALRDGVPATTLYVQQFIDNDERVRDALKLAGERGNINLMEAPRPELDRMTNGLNHQGLVLQVPPYEYAHPEDLTEAAHDNGEDPLIVALDGVTDPRNLGAIVRSVSAFGGHGVVIPERRAAGMTAGAWKTSAGTAARTPVSRVTNLTRALQEYKKAGITIVGLAAEGTHEVQDLEALAGPVVIVVGSEGKGLGRLVGENCDYLVRIAMPGGAESLNAGVAAGVVLYEAARRRAAAPRT; encoded by the coding sequence ATGGCCGGGAACAGCCAGCGCAGGAACCGCCGCACGTCCAACAAGAAGGGCGCCACGGTCGGCAGCGGTGGCCAGCGGCGCAAGGGCCTCGAAGGCAAGGGCCCCACGCCCAAGGCCGAGGACCGCAAGAAGCACAAGGCGAACCGCATCGCCAACGCCATGGCCCGCCAGGCCGCCAAGCGCCGCCCCGCCCCCCGCCGCGGCGGCCCCAAGGGCACCAGCGAGATGGTCGTCGGCCGCAACCCGGTCTTCGAGGCGCTGCGCGACGGCGTCCCCGCCACCACCCTCTACGTCCAGCAGTTCATCGACAACGACGAGCGCGTCCGCGACGCCCTCAAGCTCGCCGGCGAGCGCGGCAACATCAACCTGATGGAAGCCCCGCGCCCCGAGCTCGACCGGATGACCAACGGGCTCAACCACCAGGGCCTGGTCCTCCAGGTCCCGCCGTACGAGTACGCGCACCCCGAGGACCTCACCGAGGCCGCCCACGACAACGGCGAGGACCCGCTGATCGTCGCCCTCGACGGCGTCACCGACCCCCGCAACCTCGGCGCGATCGTCCGCTCCGTCTCCGCCTTCGGCGGCCACGGCGTGGTCATCCCCGAGCGCCGCGCCGCCGGTATGACCGCCGGTGCCTGGAAGACCTCGGCCGGCACCGCCGCCCGCACCCCGGTCTCCCGCGTCACCAACCTGACCCGCGCCCTCCAGGAGTACAAGAAGGCCGGCATCACCATCGTCGGCCTCGCCGCCGAAGGCACCCACGAGGTCCAGGACCTGGAGGCCCTGGCCGGCCCCGTCGTCATCGTCGTCGGCTCCGAGGGCAAGGGCCTCGGCCGCCTCGTCGGCGAGAACTGCGACTACCTCGTGCGCATCGCGATGCCCGGCGGCGCCGAGTCCCTCAACGCCGGCGTCGCCGCCGGCGTCGTGCTCTACGAAGCGGCCCGCCGCCGCGCCGCGGCCCCCCGCACCTGA
- the cysS gene encoding cysteine--tRNA ligase, protein MTIRLYDTSARQIRDFTPLVPGCVSIYLCGATVQAAPHIGHIRSGLNFDIMRRWFEYRGLDVTFIRNVTDIDDKIIAKAEVQGRPWWSIGYDNERAFNDGYNALGCLPPTYEPRATGHVPEMIEMMRGLIERGHAYEADGSVYFDVRSFPGYLELSNQDIDDLRQPSESGITGKRDPRDFAMWKATKPGEPDWETPWGRGRPGWHLECSAMAHKYLGSAFDIHGGGLDLIFPHHENEIAQAKAYGDEFAHYWVHNAWVTMSGEKMSKSLGNSVLVSEMVKAWRPIVLRYYLGTPHYRSMIEYSEESLREAESAFARIEGFYQRVIEKAGKTVDPAPEVPPAFAEAMDDDLGVPQALAIVHTTVRQGNSALAADDKDAAIARLSEVRAMLGVLGLDPLDPHWAEETDRGEDLHGAVDTLVRLVLDQRESARARKDWATADAIRDQLQQSGLVIEDSPAGPRWTLGPR, encoded by the coding sequence GTGACTATTCGCCTGTACGACACCAGCGCCCGGCAGATCCGCGACTTCACCCCGCTCGTCCCGGGCTGCGTCTCGATCTACCTCTGTGGCGCCACCGTGCAGGCCGCCCCGCACATCGGGCACATCCGGTCGGGCCTGAACTTCGACATCATGCGGCGCTGGTTCGAGTACCGGGGCCTCGACGTCACGTTCATCCGCAACGTCACCGACATCGACGACAAGATCATCGCGAAGGCCGAGGTCCAGGGCCGCCCGTGGTGGTCCATCGGCTACGACAACGAGCGCGCCTTCAACGACGGCTACAACGCGCTGGGCTGCCTCCCGCCCACGTACGAGCCGCGCGCCACCGGCCACGTCCCCGAGATGATCGAGATGATGCGCGGGCTCATCGAGCGCGGCCACGCCTACGAGGCCGACGGCAGCGTCTACTTCGACGTGCGCTCCTTCCCCGGCTACCTGGAACTCTCCAACCAGGACATCGACGACCTGCGCCAGCCCAGCGAGAGCGGCATCACCGGCAAGCGCGACCCCCGCGACTTCGCCATGTGGAAGGCCACCAAGCCCGGCGAGCCCGACTGGGAGACCCCGTGGGGCCGCGGCCGCCCCGGCTGGCACCTGGAGTGCTCCGCGATGGCGCACAAGTACCTCGGCAGCGCCTTCGACATCCACGGCGGCGGCCTGGACCTGATCTTCCCGCACCACGAGAACGAGATCGCCCAGGCCAAGGCCTACGGCGACGAGTTCGCGCACTACTGGGTCCACAACGCCTGGGTCACCATGTCCGGCGAGAAGATGTCCAAGTCCCTCGGCAACTCGGTGCTCGTCTCCGAGATGGTCAAGGCCTGGCGCCCCATCGTCCTGCGCTACTACCTCGGGACCCCGCACTACCGCTCGATGATCGAGTACAGCGAGGAATCGCTGCGCGAGGCCGAGTCCGCGTTCGCCCGCATCGAGGGCTTCTACCAGCGCGTCATCGAGAAGGCCGGCAAGACCGTCGACCCCGCCCCCGAGGTCCCGCCCGCCTTCGCCGAGGCCATGGACGACGACCTGGGCGTCCCCCAGGCCCTCGCGATCGTCCACACCACCGTCCGCCAGGGCAACAGCGCCCTCGCCGCCGACGACAAGGACGCCGCCATCGCCCGGCTGTCCGAGGTACGGGCCATGCTCGGCGTCCTCGGCCTCGACCCCCTCGACCCGCACTGGGCCGAGGAGACCGACCGCGGCGAGGACCTCCACGGAGCGGTCGACACCCTCGTACGCCTCGTCCTGGACCAGCGCGAATCCGCCCGGGCCCGCAAGGACTGGGCCACCGCCGACGCCATCCGCGACCAGCTCCAGCAGTCCGGCCTCGTCATCGAGGACAGCCCGGCCGGACCCCGTTGGACGCTCGGACCCCGCTGA